The Streptomyces griseiscabiei genomic sequence CATGTCCGCGCGCGACGCGGTCTGGCTGACCGTCGAGCACGACGGGCTCACCGGCCACGGCGAGGCCGTCACCAGCGACTACTACGGACTCGACACCGACACCCTCGGACGGCTGTTCGCGGACGTGGCCCCGGACCTCGGCCGCTTCCGTGATCCGGAGAGCGCCGCGGAGGCGCTGCGGGAGGGCGATCCGCTCGGTGGTCCCGAGACGCCACCGGCCGTGACGGCCGCCGTCGGTGCCGCGCTGCTCGATCTCGTCGGCAAGCGGGCGGGCAGCCCCGTCCACCGGCTGCTGGGCGCTCCGGCGGCTCCGGTGGCGGCGACCGCGCGGACCATCGGCATCACCTCGCCGACGCGGGCGGCGGCGGAGGCCCGCCGTCTCGCCGCTAGCGGCTTCGAGATCGTCAAGGTCAAGGCCGGGGCGCCCGACCCGGAGGACGACGTGGAGCGCGTACGGGTCGTCCGGGACGCCGCGCCCGGGGTCCGGCTGCTTCTCGACCCGAACGGCGCCTGGGCCCCGGCACAGGCACAGGGCCTGCTGCCGCGCTTCGCGGAGCTGGGTGTGGAGGCCGTGGAACAGCCGCTCGCGCCGGGTGATCCCGAGGCGCTGGCCGTGCTCGCCGCACGATCGCCGCTGCCGGTCATCGCCGACGAGGACGCGGTGGACCTGGAGGACGTACGGCGCCTGGCGGGGCGGGTGCACGGGGTCAATGTCAAGCTCGCCAAGTGCGGGGGCGTCCACGCGGCCCTCCGTATCGCCGAGACGATCGAGGGCAGCGGCACCGACCTGATGCTCGGCTGTCTCACCGCCAGCTCTCTCGGTCTCGCCCCGGCCGTCCATCTCGCCGACCGGGCCCGCTGGGTCGACCTCGACGGACACCTCCTGCTCGCCGACGACCCGTGGACCGGGATCGGCGGCGCCGACGGGTACGTACGGACAACCGGCCTGCCGGGACTGGGAGTTCGGCCCCGACCGGGTCACCGGGCGGGCGACGGGACCGCCGACGCGGCCGAGGACGCACCGGGGGAGACACACCGTGCAGACATGGCATGAGATACGCCGCTTCCCCTTCGCCGTCCGTCTCCTGCTGGTCAACCAGCTCGGCGTCAACATCGGCTTCTACCTCCTGATCCCCTATCTCGCGACCCATCTCACCGAGAACCTGGGCATGTCGGCGGCCGTCGTCGGCATCGTCCTGGGCGTGCGCAACCTCAGCCAGCAGGGCCTGTTCATCATCGGCGGCTCCGCCTCGGACCGGCTCGGCGCACGGGGTGTGATCATCGCCGGGTGTGCGCTGCGGACCCTCGGGTTCGCGCTGTTCGCGCTCGGCGACGGGCTGCCGGTGCTGCTGGCGGCGTCGGTGCTCAGCGGGCTCGCCGGGGCGCTGTTCAACCCGGCGGTGCGGGCGTATCTGGCGCAGGAGGCCGGGGAGCGCAAGGCGGAGGCGTTCGCGCTGTTCAACGTGTTCGCGACGACGGGCGCGCTGATCGGTCCGCTGCTGGGCAGTGCGCTGCTGCTCGTGGACTTCCGGACCTCCGCGCTCGCCGCCGCCGGGATCTTCGCGGTCCTCACCGTCGCCCAGGCCCTCGTCCTGCCCGCGCGGCCGGTCGAGCCGAGCGGCGGCAACGTCCTCGGGGACTGGCGGGAGGTGCTCGGGAACCGGGCCTTCCTGGCGTTCGCCCTCGCCATGGTCGGCATGTTCACGCTGGAGAACCAGCTCTATCTGCTGCTGCCGGCCGGAGCCCGGGAGGCCACCGGCTGGGACGGCGCCGCCGGTCTCGTCTTCCTCGTCGGCACCCTCGCCAACCTGGCGCTCCAGCTCCGCATCACCAAGGCGCTCAAGTCGCGCGGAGACAGGGCCCGTTGGATCGGTCTGGGGCTCACCGTGACGGCTCTGGCGTTCCTGCCACCGGCCCTGGGGGCGGGGTTCGGCGCCTCCGGCCCGCTCGCCGCGGTACCCGTCCTGCTCGGCGTGCTGCTCCTCTACCTGGGCCTCATGATCGCCTCGCCGTTCGTGATGGAGCTGATCCCCCGCTTCGGCCGCCCCGAGCTGACCGGCACCTACTTCGGGATCTTCTACGTCGTCTCGGGCATCGCCGCCGCCCTCGGCAACACCCTCGTGGGCTGGGCCATGGACGCCGGGGAGCGCGGCGGCCACACCTGGCTGCCCTGGGTGTGCTGCGCCGTGGCCGGTCTGCTCTCGGCGGCGGGCGTCACCCGGCTGCGCCGGCTGGGGGCGCTGCCCTCGGACCCACCGGCCGCCGTCCCCGACCCGGCCGGTGAGAAGAGCGACGCATGACGCACGCCAACCTCCTCACCGACCACCCCGAGCTGTACGAGGCCCGCTTCCCCGACACCGAGCGGCTGGCCGGACGCTGGGCCGAGGACTGTCTGCGGCGCCACGGGGCCGGCCCCCGGGTCCTGGACATGGGCTGCGGCACCGGACGGGACGCCGCCCATCTGCACGGCGCCGGCCGTACGGTGACCGGGGCCGACCTCTCCGAGGCGATGCTCGCCCACGCCCGGGTCCGGCATCCCGGCCCGTCGTACGTACAGGCCGACCTGCACGGCTTCGACCTGGGCCGGGCGGCGTTCGACGCGGTCGTCTGCCTGGACAGCTCCCTGCTGTACTGCCACACCAACGCCCAGCTCGACGCCTTCCTCGCCTCCTGCCGCCAAGGTCTCGCACCCGGTGGGCTGTTGGTCGCAGAGATGCGCAACGGCGCCTATTTCCTGGGGCGTACGGACCTGCTCGACACCCCGGCCGTCCACTCCTTCACCTGGCGGGGCACCGCCCACCGGTCCACCACCACCCTCACCGTGGACCGCACCGCCCAACTCCTGCGCCGCAGGCGGGTCTGGACCTCGGACGACGGCTCACCGGCGGTCGAACAGCGGTCGGCCTGGCGGCTGTTGTTCCCGCAGGAGCTGCGGCACGTCCTCACCGCGCACGGTTTCGAGGTCCTGGAGCTGCACGACGGGCCCGGCCCGCGCACCGAACCGGCGTGGCAGGAGGGCCGGTTGCCCGGCGCCACGACGGACGCGGACCGGCTGCACCTCGTCGCGCGGCTCACCTCGGCCCGCTGACCCCTCATCGCCACACACCCAAGGAACCCTCATGCACGAAGAACTCTTCCCCGGTCTGCACCGACGCGGCTTCCTCGCCGCCACGGGCGCCGTCTCGCTCGGCGCACTCGCCCTCACGGCGTGCGGCGGCGGCACCGATTCCCCGGCGAGCGGCGACGACGACGGCACACCGAAGCGGGGCGGGCGGCTGCGGGCCGCGTTCGCGGGCGGCGGCGCCAGTGAGACCCTCGACCCGCATCTGGCCGCCCTGTTCGCCGACGTCGCCAGAGCCAAGGCGCTCTACGACAAGCTCGCCGACTACGGCGCCGACCTGTCCGCCGAGCCGCGGCTGGCCGCGAAGTGGGAGTCGAACAAGACCCTGGACCGCTGGCAGGTCACCCTGCGCGAGGCCACCTTCCACGACGGCAGGCCGGTCACCGCCGAGGACGTGCTGTACAGCTACCGCCGGATCGCCGACCCCGCGAAGGCGTTCCGGGCGAAGGCGTCCCTGGAACCCATCGACCTCGACGCCAGCCGGGCCACCGGCGAGCGGGGCATCGAGTTCGTCCTGAAGCGGCCCACCGCCGAGTTCCCCAATGTGCTGGCCGCGTTCGGCGCGTACATCGTCCCGGAGAACGCGGGCAGCAGCGCCGGCGACTTCGACACGAAGCCGATCGGCTCCGGACCCTTCCGGTTCGTCTCCTTCTCCCCCGGCCGCTCCGCCGTCTTCCGCCGCTTCGACGCCTACTGGGAGGGCGCCGCCCACCTCGACGAACTCGAACTCGTCGTCGCCAACGAGGAGTCGGCCCGCGTCAACGCCCTGCTCGGCGGTCAGGTCGAGTACGCGCACGAGCTGAACCCCACCACCGCCCGCGCCCACGAGGGCAAGGGACAGATCGAGATCGTCCGGCTGCGCAACAGCGCCATGCAGGCGTTCTGCATGAAGACCGACCGGGCGCCCTTCGACGACAAGCGGGTCCGGGAGGCGTTCTTCCTCATCGCCGACCGGCAGGAACTCGTCGACGGGGCGCTCTCCGGGGCGGGCGTGGTCGGCAACGACCTGTTCGGCAAGGGCTACGAGTACTACGCGGCCGACCTCCCGCAGCGCGAGCAGGACCTCGACCGGGCCCGGTCCCTGCTGAAGCGGGCCGGTGCCGGGAAGCTGAAGGTCACGCTGGACACCTCCGCCGTGGCCGCCGGGTTCACCGAGGCCGCCAGCATCTTCAAGGACCAGGCCGCGAAGGCGGGCGTCACGATCGACGTGCGGATGGGCAGCAAGGACTCGTACTGGAGCGACATCCTCGACTCCGGCACCCTCGCCTGCTACCGCTCCGGTGCCATGCCCATCGAGGCGCACCTCTCGCAGCGGCTGCTCACCGACTCCACCACCAACGCCACCCACTGGCGGCACAAGGACTTCGACGCGCTGTACCAGCAGGCGCAGTCCACCCGGGACAAGGCGGAGCGGGCCGCCGTCTACGAGCGGATGCAGCGCCGGCTGTACGCCGAGGGCGGCTTCCTGATCTGGGGGTTCGCCGACTGGATCATCGGAACGGCCAAGAACGTGAAGGGAGTCGAGACCAAGGCCCCCGCCAACACGCTCGGCTGGGCGCGCTTCGACAAGGTGTGGCTCGGGTGAGCGGAGACGGTCTGCGCTCCTTCGTCGTCCGGCGGCTGTTCCTCGGCGCCGCGCAGACCGTGGCGGTCGTGCTGCTGGTCTTCGCGCTCACCGAGGCGCTGCCGGGCGACGCGGCGGTGGCCCTGGCCGGGGACCAGCCCGACCCGGCACGGATCGCCGCCATCCGCGAGGCGATGCACCTCGACCGGCCGGTGCACGAGCGGCTGGCCGACTGGGCGCTGGGCCTGGTCCAGGGGGACTTCGGCACCTCGCTGACCTCCGGCCGCCCGGTCGCCGGATACCTCGCGGACGGCTTCGGGCCGACCCTGCTGCTCGCCGCGCTCACCGTGGCCCTGCTCGTGCCCCTCGGTCTCGGCCTGGGCGTGCTGGCCGCCCGGCACGAGGGCGGACCCGTCGACCGGCTGATCAGCTCGGTCACGCTGGCCGTGTACGCGGTCCCCGAGTTCGCCCTCGGGGTGCTGCTGGTGACCGTGTTCGCGCTGAAACTGGCCTGGCTGCCGCCGACCGCCCTCGGTCATGGCACCGACCTGCTCGCCGACCCGTCCGTGCTCGTGCTGCCCGTCCTCGTGCTGCTCTCCCGGCCGGTGTGCTCCCTGGTCCGGCTGGTCCGCGCCGGCATGGTCGACGCCCTCGCCTCCCCGTACGCCGCCCACGCCCGCCGGTACGGCGTCCCGGGCGCCCGCGTCCGCTACGCCCACGCCCTGCCCAACGCCCTCGCCCCGGCCGCCCAGCAACTCGCTCGCACCGTCGACTGGTTGCTGTGCGGTGTCATCGTCGTGGAGGCCCTCTTCGTGATCCCCGGACTCGGCACGGTCCTCCTCAACGCCGTCGCCGAACGCGATGTCCCGGTCGTCCAGGGTCTCGCCGTCGTCTTCGGCGTCCTGACCGTCGTCCTCAACCTGGGCGCCGACGTCGTCGCCCGGCGGCTGGCACCCCGGGCGGGGGTCGCGGCATGACGGCGGGGACGGGCACCTCTCCGGCCACCCCGCCGACGTCCGCCCCGGCGACGGCCCCCGCGACCGTTCCGAGGACCCGACGGCGTACGGGCCGCTTCGCGCTCGGCGCCGCGATCATCGCCGTACCCCTCCTTCTCGCCCTCCTGGGACCGGTGTTCGCCGGGGAGCCCGGGACGCGGACCGCGTCGTTCGCGCTCGGTGACGGGCACTGGCTCGGTACGGACTTCGTGGGCCGGGACGTGTGGCGGCAGGTGCTGCACGGCGGCCGGCCGGTGGTGCTGACCGCGCTCGGCGCCGGCGCGCTGGCCTATCTCGTCGCGCTGCCGGTCGGTCTGGCCGCCGCGCTGACCCGGCGGCGGTGGCTGGAGGAACTGCTGATGCGGCCCCTGGACATCCTGATCGCGATCCCGTCGCTGCTGCTGATCCTGCTGGTCGCGTCCGTGTTCACGCCCGGCACCGTCGGTCTCGCCCTCCTCGTGGCGCTGGTCAATGTGCCGGACGCGGCCCGCCTCGTCCGTGCCGCCGCCACGGAGGCCGCCGCCCGGCCGGTCGTCGAGGCACTGCGGCTCCAGGGCGAGAGCTGGTGGCGCACGGCCGTCGGCTGTGTCGGCCGCGCCATCCTGCGCACCCTCGGCGCCGACGCCGGCACCCGGCTGACCGGAGTGCTGTATCTGGTCGCCACGGCCGCGTTCCTCGGTGTCGGGGCGGCCCCGGACGCCGCCGACTGGGCGGTGATGGTCGACCGCAACCGCACGGGTCTGTTCGTCCAGCCGTGGGCCGTGGTGGTGCCCGCCCTGCTGATCGTGGCGCTGACCACGGGGACCAATCTGCTCTTCGACGCCGCGCTGGAGCGGCCCGGCCGCCGCCGGGGACGGAAGGAACGACACGCGTGAAGCGGTACGACCACCAGCCAGGCCGGTCCGCCCCGGCGCCGGCGCCCCTTGCCGAGATCACCGGTCTGCGGGTCGAGGCGGGCGGCCGGGCGATCGTCGAAGGGGTGAGTCTGCGGGTGCCGCCCGGCAGGGTCACCGCGCTGGTCGGCGCCTCGGGCAGTGGGAAGACGACCACCGGGCTCGCCCTGCTCGGCGAGTTCCCGGCGGGCGCGCACGTCACCGGTGAGGTGCGGATGCCGGTGGACGGCCTCGTCGGCTATGTGCCGCAGCATCCGGCGGCCGTCCTCAACCCGGCCCGCCGGATCAGCGCCCTGCTGACGGACATCGCCCGTTCGCGGGTACGCCGACTGCCGCGCGGCGAACGCCGGGCGGCCACGCGCGCACACGTCCTCCGGGCACTAGCCGATGCCCAACTCCCCGACGCTGAGCCACTGTTGCGCCGCTACCCGCACCAGCTCTCCGGAGGCCAGCAGCAGCGCGTCGTCCTCGCCCAGGCCCTGCTGCTCGGCGCCCGGATCGTGGTCGCCGACGAACCCACCACGGGCCAGGACGCGTTGACCAAGAGCCGCGTCGTCGAGCAGTTGGCGGCGCTCGCCGCGCGCGGTATCGCGGTGGTCCTGCTCAGCCACGATCTCGACGTGGTCCGCGCGCTCGCCGACGAGGTCCATGTCATGCGGGCGGGACGGAT encodes the following:
- a CDS encoding dipeptide epimerase, with protein sequence MKVTLRTVRLELAEPLRISRSTMSARDAVWLTVEHDGLTGHGEAVTSDYYGLDTDTLGRLFADVAPDLGRFRDPESAAEALREGDPLGGPETPPAVTAAVGAALLDLVGKRAGSPVHRLLGAPAAPVAATARTIGITSPTRAAAEARRLAASGFEIVKVKAGAPDPEDDVERVRVVRDAAPGVRLLLDPNGAWAPAQAQGLLPRFAELGVEAVEQPLAPGDPEALAVLAARSPLPVIADEDAVDLEDVRRLAGRVHGVNVKLAKCGGVHAALRIAETIEGSGTDLMLGCLTASSLGLAPAVHLADRARWVDLDGHLLLADDPWTGIGGADGYVRTTGLPGLGVRPRPGHRAGDGTADAAEDAPGETHRADMA
- a CDS encoding class I SAM-dependent DNA methyltransferase — its product is MTHANLLTDHPELYEARFPDTERLAGRWAEDCLRRHGAGPRVLDMGCGTGRDAAHLHGAGRTVTGADLSEAMLAHARVRHPGPSYVQADLHGFDLGRAAFDAVVCLDSSLLYCHTNAQLDAFLASCRQGLAPGGLLVAEMRNGAYFLGRTDLLDTPAVHSFTWRGTAHRSTTTLTVDRTAQLLRRRRVWTSDDGSPAVEQRSAWRLLFPQELRHVLTAHGFEVLELHDGPGPRTEPAWQEGRLPGATTDADRLHLVARLTSAR
- a CDS encoding ABC transporter substrate-binding protein encodes the protein MHEELFPGLHRRGFLAATGAVSLGALALTACGGGTDSPASGDDDGTPKRGGRLRAAFAGGGASETLDPHLAALFADVARAKALYDKLADYGADLSAEPRLAAKWESNKTLDRWQVTLREATFHDGRPVTAEDVLYSYRRIADPAKAFRAKASLEPIDLDASRATGERGIEFVLKRPTAEFPNVLAAFGAYIVPENAGSSAGDFDTKPIGSGPFRFVSFSPGRSAVFRRFDAYWEGAAHLDELELVVANEESARVNALLGGQVEYAHELNPTTARAHEGKGQIEIVRLRNSAMQAFCMKTDRAPFDDKRVREAFFLIADRQELVDGALSGAGVVGNDLFGKGYEYYAADLPQREQDLDRARSLLKRAGAGKLKVTLDTSAVAAGFTEAASIFKDQAAKAGVTIDVRMGSKDSYWSDILDSGTLACYRSGAMPIEAHLSQRLLTDSTTNATHWRHKDFDALYQQAQSTRDKAERAAVYERMQRRLYAEGGFLIWGFADWIIGTAKNVKGVETKAPANTLGWARFDKVWLG
- a CDS encoding MFS transporter; its protein translation is MQTWHEIRRFPFAVRLLLVNQLGVNIGFYLLIPYLATHLTENLGMSAAVVGIVLGVRNLSQQGLFIIGGSASDRLGARGVIIAGCALRTLGFALFALGDGLPVLLAASVLSGLAGALFNPAVRAYLAQEAGERKAEAFALFNVFATTGALIGPLLGSALLLVDFRTSALAAAGIFAVLTVAQALVLPARPVEPSGGNVLGDWREVLGNRAFLAFALAMVGMFTLENQLYLLLPAGAREATGWDGAAGLVFLVGTLANLALQLRITKALKSRGDRARWIGLGLTVTALAFLPPALGAGFGASGPLAAVPVLLGVLLLYLGLMIASPFVMELIPRFGRPELTGTYFGIFYVVSGIAAALGNTLVGWAMDAGERGGHTWLPWVCCAVAGLLSAAGVTRLRRLGALPSDPPAAVPDPAGEKSDA
- a CDS encoding ABC transporter permease; amino-acid sequence: MSGDGLRSFVVRRLFLGAAQTVAVVLLVFALTEALPGDAAVALAGDQPDPARIAAIREAMHLDRPVHERLADWALGLVQGDFGTSLTSGRPVAGYLADGFGPTLLLAALTVALLVPLGLGLGVLAARHEGGPVDRLISSVTLAVYAVPEFALGVLLVTVFALKLAWLPPTALGHGTDLLADPSVLVLPVLVLLSRPVCSLVRLVRAGMVDALASPYAAHARRYGVPGARVRYAHALPNALAPAAQQLARTVDWLLCGVIVVEALFVIPGLGTVLLNAVAERDVPVVQGLAVVFGVLTVVLNLGADVVARRLAPRAGVAA